A genomic region of Dactylococcopsis salina PCC 8305 contains the following coding sequences:
- the der gene encoding ribosome biogenesis GTPase Der — MKKLPIVAIIGRPNVGKSTLVNRFTGSRTAIVHDEPGITRDRLYQPSFWRDRDFLVVDTGGIVFDDDSEFLPEIRQQAMMALAEAVAAIFVVDGQEGITAADEEIGNWLRQQNVPYFLAVNKCESSEQGLIQAAQFWELGLGEPLPVSGIHGSGTGDLLDAVLSCFPPLDDLPDADETEINVAIIGRPNVGKSSLLNALTGVSRSIVSPISGTTRDAIDLQIEHQGQSYRLIDTAGIRKKKNISYGAEFFSINRAFKAIRRCDVSLLVIDALDSITDQDMKLAGRIEEEGKAAIIIVNKWDALEKDSTTIYKYEKMLRDRVYFMYWSEILFVSALNGQRVKTIFDSIQTAVKEHRRRVSTAVINEVIQEAVAWYSPPTSRQGKQGRIYYGTQVSSQPPTIALFVNDPKRFNDTYRRYIDRQFREQLGFQGTPLRLIWRGKRPREVEESKLNRATRV, encoded by the coding sequence ATGAAGAAATTACCAATTGTCGCCATCATTGGTCGTCCCAATGTCGGTAAGTCAACGTTAGTGAATCGCTTTACAGGCAGTCGCACCGCAATTGTTCACGATGAACCAGGCATTACTCGCGATCGATTATATCAGCCGAGTTTCTGGCGCGATCGAGATTTTTTAGTCGTCGATACTGGAGGCATAGTTTTTGATGATGACAGCGAGTTCTTACCAGAAATTCGACAACAAGCAATGATGGCTTTAGCAGAAGCCGTCGCTGCGATTTTTGTTGTCGATGGACAAGAGGGAATTACCGCAGCCGATGAAGAAATCGGCAACTGGTTACGGCAGCAAAATGTCCCTTATTTTTTAGCCGTGAATAAATGCGAATCTTCGGAACAAGGCTTGATTCAAGCCGCCCAATTTTGGGAATTAGGATTAGGAGAACCATTACCCGTTTCAGGAATTCATGGGAGTGGAACAGGAGATTTATTGGATGCTGTCTTATCTTGTTTTCCCCCTTTAGACGATTTACCTGATGCAGATGAAACCGAGATTAATGTCGCGATTATTGGTCGTCCCAATGTGGGAAAATCAAGTTTATTAAATGCTTTAACGGGTGTCAGTCGCTCTATTGTTAGTCCCATTTCAGGAACAACTAGAGACGCAATTGATTTACAAATTGAACATCAAGGACAATCTTATCGTCTCATTGATACCGCAGGAATTCGTAAGAAGAAAAATATCAGTTATGGTGCAGAATTTTTTAGTATCAATCGAGCGTTTAAAGCGATTCGGCGCTGTGATGTTTCTCTGTTGGTGATTGATGCGTTAGATAGCATTACTGACCAAGATATGAAACTCGCGGGACGGATTGAGGAGGAAGGAAAAGCGGCGATTATTATCGTTAACAAATGGGATGCGTTGGAGAAGGATTCGACGACGATTTATAAGTATGAGAAAATGCTGCGCGATCGAGTTTATTTTATGTACTGGTCAGAAATTTTATTTGTTAGCGCCCTCAACGGACAACGGGTGAAAACAATTTTTGATTCCATTCAAACTGCGGTTAAAGAACATCGTCGTCGCGTTAGTACGGCGGTAATTAATGAGGTGATTCAAGAAGCAGTTGCCTGGTATTCTCCCCCAACCAGTCGTCAGGGAAAACAAGGCAGAATTTATTACGGAACACAGGTGAGTAGTCAACCGCCAACGATCGCGCTTTTTGTGAATGATCCGAAACGATTTAATGATACTTATCGCCGTTACATCGATCGACAATTTCGGGAACAATTAGGGTTTCAAGGAACACCTTTACGATTAATTTGGCGAGGAAAACGACCACGAGAAGTAGAAGAAAGCAAACTGAATCGTGCGACTAGAGTTTAA
- a CDS encoding DUF1350 family protein: MNWEEVAGNSVLLPSQPKALIHFLGGAFVATAPQVTYSWLLEALAAEGYGIIATPFINDLNHSAIAQRALNRFETAYQRLGLFRRYLPIYGLGHSMGCKLHLLINSLYDVNRSGNLLISYNNYPARQAVPFVEQLNSLVEFDLEFTPSPERTYDLVRNDYKKTRTLLIRFQNDTIDQTQELKPILEERHPHLVSYLQLSGNHLTPVNPKEWNWQPGNNFSVLDAFGQWVKQQFYSDITQLKKEVLRWLDPINN; this comes from the coding sequence ATGAATTGGGAAGAGGTTGCGGGAAATTCAGTTTTATTACCATCACAGCCAAAAGCGTTGATTCATTTTTTGGGCGGTGCGTTTGTTGCCACTGCTCCACAAGTGACTTACAGTTGGCTATTAGAGGCTTTGGCAGCGGAAGGCTATGGCATTATTGCCACGCCCTTTATTAACGACTTGAATCATAGCGCGATCGCCCAACGGGCTTTAAACCGCTTCGAGACAGCCTATCAACGCTTAGGATTATTTCGGCGCTACCTTCCCATTTATGGTTTAGGACACAGTATGGGTTGTAAATTGCACCTATTGATTAATAGTTTATATGACGTAAATCGATCGGGAAACCTTTTAATTTCTTACAATAATTATCCCGCCAGACAAGCCGTTCCTTTTGTGGAACAACTCAACAGTTTAGTTGAGTTTGATCTAGAATTTACTCCCTCACCAGAACGAACTTATGATTTAGTTAGAAACGATTATAAAAAAACGAGGACACTTTTAATTCGCTTCCAAAACGACACGATCGATCAAACCCAAGAATTAAAACCCATTTTAGAAGAACGTCATCCCCACTTAGTTTCTTACTTACAACTCTCTGGAAATCATTTAACCCCAGTTAACCCTAAAGAATGGAATTGGCAACCTGGCAATAATTTTTCTGTCTTAGATGCCTTTGGACAATGGGTTAAACAACAATTTTATAGCGATATTACCCAATTAAAAAAAGAAGTTTTGCGCTGGCTTGATCCCATTAATAATTAA
- a CDS encoding energy-coupling factor transporter transmembrane component T family protein, giving the protein MDLLRSLPIGLYLEKPDTWLHHLDSRIKLIWLMGFLLTPILANPVWRIGLVLFLILVTFLAKIPLRVWRQQMGWLLILCTLVFILTCIFDDGLTVQHQPRLPSSELILPQPTDYHYVLIDQAWLTVTRRSLDLAIRVSTIIFTLIYSTNLYLLTTAPEEITAALETFLKPLQRFNLPITEILLTLTLSLRFIPLVLEEIQNLIRSVSTRAINWKKLGIRKSLNLWFLVAEKLLENLLLRAEQIAIAMEVRGFTAPNEHDVQWHRLKLRGRDWLAVGGVVLFLGGRLIWGG; this is encoded by the coding sequence ATGGACTTATTGCGATCGTTACCCATTGGCTTGTATCTAGAAAAACCAGATACTTGGTTACATCACCTTGATTCGAGAATAAAATTAATTTGGTTAATGGGCTTTCTTCTCACGCCTATTTTGGCTAATCCTGTCTGGCGAATTGGTTTAGTTTTATTCTTAATTTTGGTGACATTTCTCGCTAAAATTCCCCTACGAGTTTGGCGACAACAAATGGGATGGTTGCTCATTCTCTGTACATTAGTGTTTATTTTGACCTGTATTTTTGATGATGGATTAACGGTTCAACATCAGCCACGTCTCCCCAGTAGCGAATTAATTTTACCCCAACCGACAGATTACCATTATGTGTTAATTGACCAAGCATGGCTAACCGTAACGCGACGATCGCTCGATCTTGCCATTCGAGTCAGTACGATTATTTTCACCTTAATTTATAGTACCAATCTCTATCTTTTAACCACAGCACCTGAAGAAATTACCGCAGCTTTAGAAACCTTCTTAAAACCGCTACAACGCTTCAATCTTCCCATCACTGAAATTTTACTGACCTTAACGCTTTCTCTACGATTCATTCCTTTAGTGTTAGAAGAAATTCAAAATCTGATTCGATCGGTGAGTACCCGCGCCATTAACTGGAAAAAATTAGGCATCCGTAAAAGCCTTAATTTATGGTTTTTAGTTGCCGAAAAGTTATTAGAAAATTTACTCTTGAGAGCAGAACAAATCGCGATCGCTATGGAAGTGCGAGGGTTCACCGCTCCCAATGAGCATGATGTGCAATGGCATCGTTTGAAGCTAAGAGGAAGAGACTGGTTAGCGGTGGGAGGAGTAGTTTTATTTCTGGGAGGACGCTTGATTTGGGGAGGATAG
- the hemC gene encoding hydroxymethylbilane synthase yields MTATTTSCPKIVRIGTRKSNLAMVQTHWVRDELQKHFPDYQFEIEAMSTQGDKILDVALSKIGDKGLFTKELELGLLNQDVDLAVHSLKDLPTQLPEGLMLGCVSTRENPADALVLNQAYQGYTIQTLPEGAVVGTSSLRRLAQLRYHYPSLVFKDVRGNLNTRLKKLDAGEYDALVLAVAGLQRLGMGDRVSQAIPSEISLHAVGQGALGIECREGDTAILDLLKAIEDTETRDRTLAERAFLRELEGGCQVPIGVNSEINGDQLTLTGMVASLDGQQLLKDTVSADRSEVDQIGQELAQILRGKGAQAILDEIFAQIDR; encoded by the coding sequence ATGACAGCGACAACAACTTCTTGCCCTAAAATCGTTCGCATTGGGACTCGAAAAAGTAATTTAGCAATGGTACAAACCCACTGGGTAAGGGATGAATTGCAAAAACATTTCCCCGATTATCAGTTTGAAATTGAAGCGATGAGTACCCAAGGGGATAAAATTCTCGATGTGGCGTTGTCGAAAATTGGGGATAAGGGCTTATTTACGAAAGAATTAGAGTTAGGATTGCTGAATCAAGATGTCGATTTAGCGGTTCATTCCCTGAAAGATTTACCGACACAATTGCCAGAAGGATTGATGTTAGGCTGTGTGAGTACAAGGGAAAATCCAGCAGATGCGCTGGTTTTAAATCAAGCCTATCAGGGATACACCATTCAAACCCTTCCCGAAGGCGCGGTGGTAGGAACGTCTTCCCTGCGTCGTCTTGCCCAACTGCGCTATCATTATCCGAGTTTAGTGTTTAAGGATGTCCGAGGGAATCTCAACACTCGCTTGAAAAAGTTGGATGCAGGAGAGTATGATGCGTTAGTGTTAGCGGTTGCTGGTTTACAACGGTTGGGAATGGGCGATCGGGTCTCACAAGCGATTCCCAGTGAGATTTCTCTTCATGCGGTGGGACAAGGGGCGTTAGGAATTGAATGTCGAGAAGGAGATACGGCGATTTTAGACCTGTTGAAGGCGATCGAAGATACAGAAACTCGCGATCGAACGTTAGCAGAAAGAGCGTTTTTACGGGAATTAGAAGGCGGCTGTCAAGTTCCCATTGGGGTGAACAGTGAAATTAATGGCGATCAGTTGACCTTAACGGGAATGGTGGCGAGTCTCGATGGTCAACAGTTACTCAAAGATACCGTCAGCGCCGATCGAAGCGAAGTGGATCAAATTGGTCAGGAGTTGGCACAAATTCTGAGAGGAAAAGGCGCACAAGCCATTCTCGACGAAATTTTTGCCCAGATCGATCGCTAA
- a CDS encoding DnaJ C-terminal domain-containing protein, giving the protein MKNFPNYYEILDVSPDATVEEIKRAYRRLARRYHPDLNPGDKQAEETFKDLVEAYDVLCDPEQRARHDELINPKSAKGRRTKVAAGKTRRSAAKTGQNGRGFDRSTEESFWKKTQRPESRTSPQTSRRIPREEGNAYRPGTRKTAYKVEAEKTTSEKERPRDVEARLKLPLEKAYRGGKERIRLEDGRSLEIDMPSGMIDGQQMRLRGQGIAGGDLYLTITIAPHCFFKLKEKDVFCRVPVTPSEATLGSAIQVPTLDGWVEMAIPAGVKSGQRLRLASKGYPVEGERGDQLVEIQIVVPPQPSEEEKELYQQLKAVQSFNPRDSLLKSQ; this is encoded by the coding sequence ATGAAAAATTTTCCCAATTACTATGAAATTTTAGACGTTTCTCCAGATGCGACGGTAGAGGAGATTAAACGCGCTTACCGCCGTTTGGCTCGACGTTATCATCCCGATCTCAATCCTGGGGATAAACAAGCCGAGGAAACTTTTAAGGATTTGGTGGAGGCTTATGATGTTCTTTGTGATCCTGAACAACGAGCTAGACATGATGAGTTGATTAATCCTAAAAGTGCCAAGGGTCGTCGCACTAAAGTGGCTGCTGGAAAAACTCGCCGCAGTGCCGCGAAAACGGGTCAAAATGGCAGGGGATTCGATCGATCGACAGAAGAATCCTTTTGGAAAAAAACCCAACGTCCCGAAAGTCGAACCTCTCCTCAAACTTCTCGTCGCATTCCCCGTGAGGAGGGAAACGCCTATCGTCCAGGGACACGCAAAACCGCTTATAAAGTAGAAGCTGAAAAAACCACCTCAGAAAAAGAGCGTCCCCGTGATGTGGAAGCGAGATTAAAACTTCCCCTAGAAAAAGCCTATCGCGGTGGAAAAGAGCGCATTCGTCTAGAGGATGGACGTTCTCTAGAGATTGATATGCCTTCAGGAATGATTGATGGTCAACAGATGCGCTTGCGTGGACAAGGGATTGCTGGTGGAGACTTATATTTAACCATTACCATTGCCCCTCATTGCTTTTTTAAGCTCAAGGAAAAAGATGTTTTCTGTCGAGTTCCCGTTACCCCCAGTGAAGCCACTTTAGGAAGTGCGATTCAAGTTCCGACGTTAGACGGTTGGGTAGAGATGGCAATTCCTGCAGGAGTTAAGTCAGGTCAACGGTTACGTCTGGCAAGTAAGGGCTATCCAGTGGAGGGAGAACGCGGCGACCAACTGGTAGAGATTCAGATTGTTGTTCCCCCTCAACCGAGTGAGGAAGAAAAGGAGTTATATCAACAATTAAAAGCAGTTCAGAGCTTTAATCCTCGTGATTCCTTACTGAAATCCCAATGA
- a CDS encoding single-stranded DNA-binding protein, with protein sequence MNSCILMAQITSQPQLRYTQENQTPLADMMVEFLGMRETDPPSSLKVVAWRDLANEVSQNYQEGDNVILEGRLRMNILERQEGFKEKRAEFTLSRIYRIQNGTSPTSPAQSQVPSQTNSNSGNVVQFPASQPETTESTQEEEKNLDDIPF encoded by the coding sequence ATGAATAGTTGTATTTTAATGGCACAAATTACTAGCCAACCCCAACTGCGTTATACCCAAGAGAATCAAACTCCTCTCGCAGATATGATGGTAGAATTTCTAGGGATGCGCGAAACTGATCCCCCTTCTAGCCTGAAAGTAGTTGCTTGGCGAGATTTAGCCAATGAAGTGTCGCAAAATTATCAGGAAGGAGATAATGTCATTCTAGAAGGTCGTCTCAGAATGAACATTTTAGAGCGTCAGGAAGGGTTTAAAGAAAAACGAGCCGAGTTTACCCTTTCTCGCATTTACCGCATCCAAAATGGAACATCTCCCACCTCTCCAGCACAATCTCAAGTTCCCTCTCAAACTAACTCTAACTCTGGAAACGTTGTCCAATTCCCCGCATCTCAACCAGAAACCACTGAAAGCACTCAAGAAGAGGAAAAAAATCTAGACGACATCCCATTTTAA
- a CDS encoding tocopherol cyclase family protein: MDKLQTPHSAYHWAGETDRFFEGWYYRVTLPEINQTFAFMYSIDDPAGGTAYSGGAAQILGPDDRYFWRTFPKVKGFWADYQRLGLGHWQKRPLGSFPRQLTPNQFNQQIEEGYQATATLNQGKLHDPTTGETVSWEYEIQPIYGWGDPNRPQKATAGWLSFLPLFEPGWQILIAHGRATGYIQWQGKTYQFTNAPAYSEKNWGRAFPAKWFWLNCNAFIDEPDLALTAGGGRREVLGLGEEVALICFHYQGKFYEFVPWHAEVSWEIQPWGEWKMTAIGAELKAEIVGQTDREGTLLRAPTETGLEFCCRDTMQGQVDLKLSNRSGEMIFEASSQNCGLEVGGIPWSGSWRNSS; encoded by the coding sequence ATGGATAAATTACAAACCCCTCATAGTGCCTATCATTGGGCAGGAGAAACCGATCGATTTTTTGAAGGTTGGTATTACCGCGTCACACTTCCCGAAATTAACCAAACCTTCGCGTTTATGTACTCCATTGATGATCCAGCAGGGGGAACCGCTTACAGTGGCGGGGCGGCGCAAATTTTAGGGCCTGACGATCGCTATTTTTGGCGCACCTTTCCCAAGGTTAAGGGATTTTGGGCAGATTATCAGCGTTTAGGATTAGGACATTGGCAAAAACGACCTTTAGGCAGTTTTCCGCGACAATTAACCCCGAATCAATTTAACCAACAAATTGAGGAAGGATATCAAGCAACGGCAACCCTTAATCAAGGGAAATTACATGATCCAACAACAGGGGAAACCGTTTCTTGGGAATATGAAATTCAACCAATTTATGGCTGGGGTGATCCCAACCGTCCCCAAAAAGCAACGGCGGGATGGTTATCGTTTCTGCCTTTGTTTGAACCGGGTTGGCAAATTTTAATCGCCCATGGACGGGCGACAGGATATATTCAATGGCAAGGAAAAACTTATCAGTTTACCAACGCACCAGCCTACAGTGAGAAAAATTGGGGACGTGCTTTCCCAGCGAAGTGGTTTTGGTTAAATTGTAATGCCTTCATTGATGAACCTGATCTCGCGTTAACCGCAGGTGGAGGAAGACGAGAGGTTTTAGGGTTAGGGGAAGAGGTGGCGTTGATTTGTTTCCATTATCAAGGAAAGTTTTATGAATTTGTGCCTTGGCATGCCGAAGTTTCTTGGGAAATTCAACCTTGGGGAGAATGGAAAATGACTGCCATTGGTGCAGAATTAAAGGCGGAAATTGTGGGTCAAACTGACCGTGAAGGGACACTTTTACGAGCGCCAACAGAAACAGGATTAGAGTTTTGTTGTCGGGATACAATGCAGGGTCAGGTTGATCTAAAATTATCTAACCGTAGTGGTGAAATGATTTTTGAAGCCTCCAGTCAGAACTGCGGTTTAGAAGTGGGAGGTATTCCCTGGTCTGGAAGTTGGCGTAATTCTAGTTAA
- the dnaK gene encoding molecular chaperone DnaK: protein MGRVVGIDLGTTNSVVSITEGGKPLVIANAEGTRTTPSVVSFNKDGELLVGQLARRQAVLNPQNTFFGVKRFIGRKYAELSPPSKRVPYTIRRDDEGNVKLRCPRLKKEFAPEEIAARILQKLVQDASRYLGEPVTEAVITVPAYFNDSQRQATRDAGRIAGLDVLRILNEPTAAALAYGLDQEEDSLVLVFDLGGGTFDVSILEVGDGVFEVKATSGDTQLGGNDFDEKIVNYLAEQFLETEGIDLRRDRQALQRLSEAAEKAKIELSGVGTTEINLPFITASENGPKHIETQLTRSQFEGLCGDLMQRLRRPLKRAFKDSGFRPGDIDEVVLVGGSTRIPMVQEMVRELIGREPNQNVNPDEVVAVGAAVQAGILAGEVKDVLLLDVSPLSFGIETIGGVMKKLIPRNTTIPVRRSDIFSTSENNQTMVEVHVLQGEREMAAENKSLGRFKLTGIPPAPRGVPQVLVSLDLDANGILNVTAMDKTTGREQSVTIQGASTLSESEINRMLKEAAENSRADQERKERVEKRNRAEALADSSQRRLKEVALDFGTQFASYYRRRIEALIEELREGLARDDERSIDRAQADLQDALYELNREVRLQYEDEDDDLFGSIKRTFLGDEEDDRVPPYRRETMNPRSRSRPRYEEDYYEDEFDRRPPRRSSRRRPYEYENDWDEEDDDWF from the coding sequence ATGGGGAGAGTTGTTGGAATTGACTTAGGAACGACCAACTCAGTTGTGTCTATAACCGAGGGTGGAAAACCATTGGTCATCGCCAACGCGGAAGGAACGCGGACAACCCCCTCTGTGGTAAGTTTCAACAAAGATGGGGAACTCTTAGTCGGTCAATTAGCGCGACGACAAGCGGTATTAAATCCACAAAACACCTTTTTTGGGGTGAAACGCTTTATTGGGCGTAAATATGCCGAATTAAGCCCACCGAGTAAACGAGTTCCCTACACCATTCGGCGGGATGATGAAGGAAATGTGAAACTGCGCTGTCCTCGCTTGAAAAAAGAATTTGCCCCCGAAGAAATCGCCGCGAGGATTTTACAGAAGTTGGTACAAGATGCCAGTCGGTATTTAGGAGAACCGGTAACGGAAGCGGTGATTACAGTTCCCGCCTATTTTAATGATTCTCAACGCCAAGCAACTCGTGACGCGGGACGAATTGCAGGATTAGATGTGTTACGGATTTTGAATGAACCAACGGCGGCGGCGTTAGCGTATGGGTTGGATCAGGAAGAAGACAGTTTGGTATTGGTGTTTGATTTGGGAGGGGGGACGTTTGATGTTTCGATTCTAGAAGTGGGTGATGGGGTGTTTGAAGTGAAAGCCACCAGTGGCGACACCCAGTTAGGGGGAAATGATTTTGATGAGAAGATTGTTAACTATCTCGCCGAACAATTTTTAGAAACCGAGGGAATTGACCTCAGACGCGATCGACAGGCGTTACAGCGTCTCTCAGAAGCCGCAGAGAAAGCAAAAATCGAATTGTCTGGTGTGGGAACAACTGAGATTAATCTTCCCTTTATTACCGCCAGCGAAAATGGTCCGAAACATATTGAAACTCAACTGACGCGATCGCAGTTTGAAGGACTTTGTGGGGATTTAATGCAACGGTTACGCCGTCCCCTGAAACGAGCGTTTAAGGATTCTGGTTTCCGTCCGGGTGATATTGATGAAGTGGTGTTAGTGGGTGGATCAACCCGCATTCCCATGGTGCAGGAAATGGTGAGAGAATTAATTGGACGAGAACCGAATCAGAATGTAAATCCTGATGAAGTGGTCGCAGTAGGGGCGGCGGTTCAAGCGGGAATTTTAGCAGGAGAGGTGAAGGATGTTCTCTTGTTGGATGTGAGTCCTCTGTCTTTTGGTATTGAAACCATTGGTGGGGTGATGAAGAAGTTAATCCCTCGCAATACAACCATTCCTGTGCGTCGTTCGGACATTTTCTCCACCAGTGAAAACAATCAGACGATGGTTGAGGTTCATGTGCTACAAGGAGAACGGGAAATGGCGGCGGAAAATAAGTCTTTGGGACGATTTAAGTTGACAGGGATTCCTCCAGCGCCGCGCGGTGTGCCACAAGTTTTGGTGTCGCTTGATTTGGATGCCAATGGCATTTTGAATGTTACCGCCATGGATAAAACCACTGGACGAGAACAAAGTGTTACCATTCAGGGAGCTTCGACGCTTTCGGAAAGTGAAATCAATCGGATGCTGAAAGAGGCGGCGGAAAATAGTCGCGCGGATCAAGAACGGAAAGAACGAGTGGAAAAACGGAATCGTGCCGAAGCGCTTGCGGATAGTTCTCAACGGCGTTTGAAGGAAGTGGCGTTGGATTTTGGGACACAGTTTGCCAGTTATTATCGTCGTCGCATTGAGGCTTTGATTGAGGAGTTACGAGAAGGGTTGGCACGAGATGATGAACGCAGCATCGATCGCGCACAAGCAGATTTACAAGATGCTCTTTATGAGTTAAACCGAGAAGTTCGTTTACAATATGAAGACGAAGATGATGATTTGTTCGGGTCGATTAAACGCACCTTCTTGGGAGATGAGGAGGACGATCGCGTTCCTCCCTATCGACGGGAGACGATGAATCCTCGATCGAGAAGTCGTCCTCGTTATGAGGAAGATTATTATGAAGATGAGTTCGATCGTCGTCCCCCTCGTCGTTCCTCTCGTCGCCGTCCTTATGAATATGAAAATGATTGGGACGAAGAGGATGATGATTGGTTCTAA
- a CDS encoding HhoA/HhoB/HtrA family serine endopeptidase: MKSKPLSKFSLALLMTTTAFIGSCSQLNLNQSQPPSESSPDTPESAPSPNLDSNLESSSRPLERTPEDTNFVTKVVDEVSPAVVRVNVKRVVDTNVPEFFNSPFFERFFGDSIPTPPQQRVQQGLGSGFIVSSDGQILTNAHVVDKADQVAVVLRDGRTFDGTVVGEDPLTDVAVIQIDAENLPTVALGNSDQVQPGQWAIAIGNPLGLNETVTVGVISATGRPSSAIGVSDKRVEFIQTDAAINPGNSGGPLLNARGEVIAINTAIIGKAEGLGFAVPINTGKRVAQEIMETGEVQYPYIGIRMVTLTPEVKQRLEQLPQQNFTITADSGVLIVETVDGSPASKSRLRPGDVILAINGETVEQSEEVQRLVEQQSVGDQITVTIERNGETEEITVELERLPVEN, encoded by the coding sequence ATGAAATCAAAACCTCTGTCCAAGTTTTCTTTAGCCCTCCTAATGACAACAACCGCTTTCATCGGTAGTTGTTCGCAGTTAAATTTAAATCAATCTCAACCCCCTTCCGAGTCCTCTCCAGATACCCCTGAGTCTGCGCCGAGTCCGAATCTTGATTCTAATTTAGAGTCATCTTCTCGCCCTTTAGAACGAACACCAGAAGATACCAATTTTGTCACCAAAGTTGTGGATGAAGTGAGTCCCGCGGTGGTGCGCGTCAATGTGAAACGGGTGGTGGATACCAATGTTCCTGAGTTCTTTAATAGTCCTTTTTTTGAACGCTTTTTTGGTGATTCCATTCCCACGCCACCTCAGCAACGGGTTCAGCAAGGGTTAGGATCAGGATTTATTGTTAGTAGTGATGGACAGATTTTAACCAATGCTCATGTTGTTGATAAAGCGGATCAAGTGGCGGTGGTGTTACGAGATGGGCGTACCTTTGACGGTACAGTAGTGGGAGAAGACCCTTTAACCGATGTTGCGGTGATCCAAATTGATGCGGAAAATTTACCGACTGTGGCGTTAGGAAATTCAGATCAGGTACAGCCTGGACAGTGGGCGATCGCGATCGGGAATCCGTTAGGATTAAATGAAACGGTTACGGTCGGTGTGATTAGTGCCACAGGAAGACCAAGTTCTGCGATCGGAGTATCAGACAAACGAGTGGAATTTATCCAGACTGATGCGGCGATCAATCCTGGCAATTCTGGGGGACCGCTTTTAAATGCGAGGGGAGAAGTGATTGCCATTAATACAGCAATTATCGGTAAAGCAGAAGGATTAGGGTTTGCTGTTCCCATCAATACAGGGAAAAGAGTGGCGCAAGAAATCATGGAAACAGGAGAAGTTCAATATCCCTATATTGGCATTCGCATGGTGACATTGACTCCAGAAGTAAAACAGCGATTAGAACAACTCCCGCAACAGAATTTTACAATCACTGCCGATTCTGGGGTGTTAATTGTGGAAACGGTTGATGGTTCTCCTGCTAGCAAGTCGAGATTAAGACCAGGGGATGTAATTCTAGCGATTAATGGGGAAACAGTGGAACAATCAGAGGAAGTACAACGCCTTGTGGAACAGCAAAGTGTGGGAGATCAAATTACCGTTACCATTGAACGTAATGGAGAAACCGAAGAGATTACGGTGGAGTTAGAGCGTCTTCCTGTGGAAAATTAG
- a CDS encoding glutathione S-transferase: protein MLELYQFELSQYSEKVRFLLDYKGLEYRKIEVTPGMGQVEVYQMSGQRQVPVLKDGETVIPDSTDIAMYLERNYPERPLLPTASREKGLTLLMEEWADESIGLKSRKAFIGALNRNEALRTAVLPSDTPDFVKSIVSGIPSDLLDALGTGVGIGGEALKAIEGSLKQDLEALCLILQEQPYLTGATPTLADFSVASLSLLLKFPEKSYMDIPDQLAGKALPGIGDNPAFEPFFSWRDRLYSEYRQATVSTTTSSSSGNAPSSIEIE from the coding sequence ATGTTAGAACTTTATCAATTTGAACTCTCTCAATATAGCGAAAAAGTCCGTTTTCTCCTTGATTATAAGGGATTAGAATATCGTAAAATTGAAGTTACTCCAGGCATGGGACAAGTGGAAGTTTATCAGATGTCGGGACAGCGACAAGTGCCAGTTCTCAAGGATGGTGAAACGGTAATTCCTGATTCCACTGACATTGCGATGTATTTAGAAAGAAATTACCCAGAACGTCCTTTGCTTCCTACCGCTTCCCGTGAAAAAGGGTTAACCTTACTGATGGAAGAATGGGCAGATGAATCGATCGGGTTAAAGAGTCGGAAAGCCTTTATTGGGGCATTAAATCGCAATGAGGCGCTTCGCACTGCGGTTTTACCCTCAGATACTCCTGATTTTGTGAAAAGCATTGTTAGTGGAATTCCATCAGATTTATTAGATGCGTTAGGAACTGGTGTTGGAATTGGTGGTGAGGCTCTAAAAGCGATCGAGGGTAGCCTAAAACAAGATTTAGAAGCGTTGTGTTTAATTTTGCAGGAACAACCCTATCTCACTGGCGCAACGCCCACATTAGCCGATTTTAGCGTGGCGAGTCTCAGTTTATTACTGAAGTTTCCAGAAAAATCCTACATGGATATTCCTGATCAACTCGCGGGAAAAGCCTTACCTGGAATTGGCGATAATCCCGCGTTTGAACCCTTCTTTAGTTGGCGCGATCGATTATACAGTGAGTATCGTCAAGCAACTGTTTCCACCACTACCAGTAGTAGTAGTGGTAATGCCCCAAGCTCGATCGAAATTGAATAA